Proteins encoded within one genomic window of Haladaptatus sp. QDMS2:
- a CDS encoding archaellin/type IV pilin N-terminal domain-containing protein has protein sequence MELFSNSDDNDRGQVGIGTLIIFIAMVLVAAVAAGVLINTAGLLQSRAEDMGADAQAQVSNQIDVVSATGAVNDTSPGVDTVTFLVKKSPGSDPIDLSQATIQYVSDTSDATLVYHDGLTANGTHYVVLDSSNTNVSDTVLDQSSERLKIQIAANAIEGATLAEGETATLRVIDQSGATTTYGVNVPDTLGSKDYVLV, from the coding sequence ATGGAACTATTCAGCAACTCCGATGACAACGACCGCGGGCAGGTCGGTATCGGGACACTCATCATCTTCATCGCAATGGTACTCGTCGCAGCTGTCGCTGCCGGTGTGCTCATCAACACCGCGGGCCTGCTCCAGAGCCGCGCTGAAGACATGGGCGCAGACGCCCAGGCACAAGTTTCCAATCAAATCGACGTCGTGAGCGCCACTGGCGCTGTGAACGATACGAGCCCTGGTGTCGACACCGTCACGTTTCTCGTGAAGAAATCACCGGGATCCGATCCAATTGACCTCAGTCAAGCGACAATTCAGTACGTGAGTGATACGAGCGACGCGACGCTCGTTTACCATGACGGTCTTACGGCAAATGGAACCCACTACGTCGTACTCGATTCGTCGAATACCAACGTTTCGGACACCGTTCTTGACCAATCGAGCGAACGACTCAAAATTCAGATTGCCGCGAACGCTATCGAAGGAGCCACTCTCGCTGAAGGAGAGACGGCGACCCTCCGTGTCATCGACCAGTCCGGCGCGACCACCACGTACGGTGTGAACGTCCCAGACACACTGGGCTCGAAGGACTACGTCTTAGTCTAA